A window of Desulfovibrio sp. contains these coding sequences:
- a CDS encoding MFS transporter yields the protein MPHIEEAMFYGWKISLLSMGGNFMLQGSVLYCMNAFMEPLCEAYGWTRAELNVSMAVAALVGQLAMPVAASLSARFSLRRLMASGALVGGVATIFQGMTGNMALFTLLFTIAWSATQICGGVVGNALVSNWFYYFRGRAFGVANAGTSLSGVVLPLASMVLINHFDVSTAYLVLGLLTCALAPLSWALVRDTPQAMHMHPDGRRHDPPMSRKQCAPDTSFTGLLHSPRAFCLGMTFGLALMVSSSVMSQMKPRFVDLGIAPYPAMLLACSAALCAALGKYVWGWACDRFTPLTAVHGIMLACAASLCLGFLPPNVWTMTVFSLSFGLCVGGLWTVLPAVVSYYYGSDNFLPSYKFVSIFIMLRCLGYPIMGYSYEITGSYGAADVVFVGLLLLSLGLSLYLREGDAVEGAVRRRRI from the coding sequence ATGCCGCATATTGAGGAAGCCATGTTTTACGGGTGGAAAATCAGTCTGCTGTCCATGGGCGGCAACTTCATGCTGCAGGGCAGCGTGCTCTACTGCATGAACGCCTTTATGGAGCCACTGTGCGAGGCCTATGGCTGGACGCGCGCTGAACTCAACGTCAGTATGGCTGTGGCCGCCCTTGTGGGGCAGTTGGCCATGCCGGTGGCGGCTTCGCTTTCCGCACGGTTTTCATTGCGCCGCCTGATGGCTTCGGGGGCGCTTGTGGGCGGTGTTGCCACCATTTTTCAGGGTATGACGGGCAATATGGCGCTCTTTACCCTGCTGTTCACCATTGCCTGGAGCGCCACCCAGATCTGCGGCGGCGTGGTGGGCAATGCCCTGGTGAGTAACTGGTTCTATTATTTTCGCGGCCGGGCTTTTGGCGTCGCCAACGCGGGCACATCGCTGTCGGGCGTTGTTCTGCCTCTGGCGTCCATGGTGCTGATCAACCATTTTGACGTGAGTACGGCCTATCTTGTGCTCGGCCTGCTGACCTGCGCCCTGGCTCCCCTGTCCTGGGCGCTGGTGCGCGATACGCCGCAGGCCATGCACATGCACCCGGACGGCAGAAGGCATGACCCCCCGATGAGCCGCAAGCAGTGCGCGCCGGACACATCCTTCACCGGGCTTTTGCATTCGCCCCGCGCCTTCTGCCTGGGCATGACCTTTGGTCTGGCGCTCATGGTCAGTTCTTCGGTCATGAGCCAGATGAAGCCCCGCTTTGTGGACCTGGGCATTGCGCCCTATCCGGCCATGTTGCTGGCCTGCTCCGCCGCGCTGTGCGCGGCCCTTGGCAAGTATGTGTGGGGCTGGGCCTGCGACCGCTTCACGCCCCTGACCGCCGTTCACGGCATCATGCTGGCCTGCGCCGCAAGTCTGTGTCTGGGCTTTTTGCCGCCCAATGTGTGGACAATGACCGTCTTCAGCCTCAGCTTCGGCCTGTGCGTAGGCGGATTGTGGACAGTGCTGCCCGCCGTGGTTTCCTACTATTACGGCAGCGACAATTTTTTGCCCTCGTACAAGTTCGTGTCCATCTTCATCATGCTGCGCTGCCTGGGATATCCCATCATGGGATATTCCTATGAAATCACTGGCAGCTACGGAGCTGCGGACGTTGTTTTTGTGGGTTTGCTGCTGCTTTCGCTGGGATTGAGCCTGTACCTGCGTGAAGGCGACGCCGTGGAGGGCGCTGTGCGTCGGCGCAGGATTTAG
- a CDS encoding prephenate dehydrogenase/arogenate dehydrogenase family protein codes for MGAMLIQRAQAAGLDIAGADVPLTPEKLAHACAGAALAIICVPAAVFEDVTAAVCPHLPPTAVLADITSVKEQPLRQMERLWDGPVVGTHPLFGPSPEADADLPVAITPGHHAGPEHLALVEGFFADLGCRTFQTSAEKHDKAMARIQNMNFITSLAYFALLAGQDDLLPFLTPSFRRRQHAARKMLTEDARLFSGLFEANAHSHEAVRQYRQMLNLAAAGDIDLLCERAGWWWPEDESEGENGAA; via the coding sequence ATGGGGGCCATGCTCATACAGCGCGCCCAGGCCGCCGGTCTGGACATAGCCGGGGCGGACGTGCCCCTTACGCCGGAAAAACTGGCGCATGCCTGCGCCGGAGCGGCCCTGGCCATCATATGTGTGCCCGCCGCCGTGTTTGAAGATGTGACCGCCGCAGTTTGCCCCCATTTGCCGCCCACGGCGGTGCTGGCCGACATCACCTCCGTGAAGGAGCAGCCCCTGCGCCAGATGGAACGCCTCTGGGACGGGCCTGTGGTGGGGACGCACCCGCTTTTCGGCCCCAGCCCCGAAGCCGACGCGGATCTGCCCGTGGCCATCACTCCGGGCCATCATGCGGGGCCGGAACACCTGGCCCTGGTTGAAGGCTTTTTTGCCGACCTTGGCTGCCGCACCTTTCAAACCTCGGCGGAAAAGCACGACAAGGCCATGGCCCGCATCCAGAACATGAACTTTATCACCAGCCTGGCCTATTTTGCCCTGCTGGCCGGGCAGGACGATTTACTGCCCTTTCTCACGCCGTCCTTTCGACGGAGGCAGCACGCGGCCCGCAAGATGCTCACGGAGGACGCCCGCCTCTTTTCCGGGCTGTTCGAAGCCAACGCCCACAGCCACGAAGCCGTGCGTCAGTATCGGCAGATGCTCAACCTCGCCGCTGCTGGCGACATAGATCTGCTCTGTGAACGGGCTGGCTGGTGGTGGCCGGAGGACGAGAGCGAGGGTGAAAACGGGGCCGCGTAA
- a CDS encoding 3-phosphoshikimate 1-carboxyvinyltransferase, with the protein MNQTKDSVTAASKADVTNTAETVAVTAPASKSVSHRYLMGAALAHGTSIVRHTLESRDLERTRAILCAAGAKMEELPESTPSSGAWRVTGMDGRPSGGTTAAPLSCDVEESGTTCRLLTAVLAAGHGVFRIHGAGRMHERPIAELTNALATLGAKTVFEEKPDCPPCVITADGLDPARCGGIVELGMDISSQYFSGLLLAAPMGPSPLTLSLGGSKAVSWPYVGLTLQCLTDYGIRFEVQTRPDAADAWQTLPHGAWRQLAEARPGCLRVTVHPGRYQAGEYTVEGDWSGASYLLAAGALGRRPVRVEGLRADSLQGDRAMLEILQKMGALASVEPQAVTVYPSRLHGVELDMGHCPDLVPTVAMLAAFAQGSTRIRNVAHLRHKESDRIKAPATELAKTGVIVDELSDGMLINGLGGRNNGKPNHPVLPEGQSLSAHNDHRIAMSLALLDLCLPEATVRSRLDDPSVVSKSFPQFWNIWGRLA; encoded by the coding sequence ATGAACCAGACCAAGGATAGCGTGACCGCCGCCAGCAAGGCGGATGTCACGAACACGGCGGAAACAGTGGCGGTCACCGCGCCTGCCTCAAAGTCGGTTTCGCACCGCTACCTCATGGGTGCGGCCCTGGCTCACGGCACGTCCATTGTGCGCCACACGCTTGAAAGCCGCGACCTGGAACGCACCCGCGCCATCCTTTGCGCCGCTGGCGCGAAGATGGAAGAACTGCCCGAAAGCACGCCCTCCTCCGGGGCCTGGCGCGTCACGGGCATGGACGGCAGGCCTTCGGGCGGCACAACCGCAGCGCCTCTTTCCTGTGACGTGGAGGAATCCGGCACTACCTGTCGCCTGCTGACGGCCGTACTGGCCGCCGGGCACGGGGTGTTCCGCATCCACGGCGCAGGCCGCATGCACGAGCGGCCCATTGCCGAACTGACCAATGCCCTGGCGACCCTGGGTGCCAAAACCGTTTTTGAAGAAAAGCCCGACTGCCCCCCCTGCGTGATCACCGCCGACGGTCTCGATCCGGCGCGCTGCGGCGGCATAGTGGAACTGGGCATGGATATTTCAAGCCAGTATTTTTCAGGCCTGCTGCTGGCCGCACCCATGGGGCCGTCGCCCCTGACCCTGTCGCTCGGCGGGAGCAAGGCCGTGTCCTGGCCCTATGTGGGCCTGACCCTGCAATGCCTGACGGATTACGGCATCAGATTTGAAGTGCAGACCCGCCCCGATGCCGCAGACGCGTGGCAGACCCTGCCCCACGGCGCATGGCGTCAGCTTGCCGAGGCCAGGCCAGGCTGTTTGCGCGTCACCGTGCATCCCGGCCGCTACCAGGCGGGCGAATACACGGTGGAGGGCGACTGGTCCGGCGCGTCCTACCTGCTGGCCGCCGGAGCCCTGGGCCGCCGCCCTGTGCGCGTGGAAGGGCTGCGGGCCGATTCCCTTCAGGGCGACCGCGCCATGCTGGAAATCCTGCAGAAAATGGGCGCGCTGGCGAGCGTTGAACCGCAGGCCGTCACGGTGTACCCCTCCCGCCTGCACGGCGTGGAACTGGATATGGGGCACTGCCCCGACCTTGTGCCCACGGTGGCCATGCTGGCGGCCTTTGCCCAGGGTTCCACGCGCATCCGCAATGTGGCCCATTTGCGCCACAAGGAATCTGACCGCATCAAGGCCCCTGCCACGGAACTGGCCAAAACCGGCGTCATTGTGGACGAGCTTTCGGACGGCATGCTGATCAACGGCCTGGGCGGCCGCAACAACGGCAAGCCCAATCACCCCGTACTGCCCGAAGGGCAAAGCCTCTCGGCCCACAATGACCACCGCATCGCCATGTCCCTGGCCCTGCTGGATCTGTGCCTGCCCGAGGCCACGGTGCGCTCGCGACTGGATGACCCCTCTGTGGTCAGCAAGTCTTTTCCGCAATTCTGGAACATCTGGGGGCGGCTGGCATGA
- the pheA gene encoding prephenate dehydratase: protein MDGSNSHWPDAARHNAGGQEQPGNAEDRLSAIRTEIDAVDQNLLSLFNRRAALSREVGHIKADVPGIIFKPVREKEVLDSLAARNPGPLPEDHLRAIWREIFSSSRALQRPQNVAYLGPEGTFSYFAGVEYLGHAATFHPCNDLTQVFEEVSSGNCELGVVPLENSLQGTVGVSFDLFLKHDVFIQAELFSRISHCLLSNAPSLAAVRTVYSHPQPLAQCGGWLRAHLPNAGLVPVESTAAAAQRAAQPDQGHTAAIGHGKLADLMGLGILASRIEDEPGNWTRFVIIGPKVSGGQGGNKTQNPQPGHTGADKTSLLFTLPDKAGALSHVLDLLARNDINMRKLESRPLRGQCWKYVFFADVESDLEDPRYTNLLTKLHEACTSFRILGSYPMGPQLDRLDLHTEESEQQES from the coding sequence ATGGACGGCAGCAACAGCCACTGGCCCGATGCCGCCCGGCACAATGCGGGGGGCCAAGAGCAGCCCGGCAATGCCGAGGATCGCCTTTCGGCCATCCGCACTGAAATAGACGCGGTGGATCAGAATCTGCTGTCCCTTTTCAACCGCCGCGCGGCCCTGAGCCGCGAGGTGGGGCACATCAAGGCCGACGTGCCGGGCATCATCTTCAAGCCCGTGCGTGAAAAGGAAGTGCTGGACAGTCTGGCAGCCCGCAACCCCGGCCCCTTGCCAGAAGACCATCTGCGGGCCATCTGGCGCGAGATTTTTTCTTCCTCACGCGCCCTGCAACGGCCGCAAAACGTCGCCTATCTTGGCCCGGAAGGCACATTTTCCTATTTTGCCGGTGTGGAGTATCTGGGCCACGCGGCCACGTTCCATCCCTGCAACGATTTGACGCAGGTCTTTGAGGAAGTGTCTTCGGGCAATTGCGAGCTTGGCGTCGTTCCGCTTGAAAACTCCCTGCAGGGCACTGTGGGCGTCAGCTTTGATCTTTTTCTCAAGCACGATGTCTTTATTCAGGCCGAACTTTTTTCGCGCATATCCCATTGCCTGTTGAGCAATGCGCCATCCCTGGCCGCCGTGCGCACGGTGTATTCGCACCCGCAGCCCCTGGCCCAGTGTGGCGGCTGGCTGCGCGCCCATCTGCCCAATGCGGGGCTGGTGCCGGTGGAATCCACCGCCGCAGCCGCACAGCGGGCCGCGCAGCCGGATCAGGGGCACACCGCCGCCATAGGGCACGGCAAGCTGGCCGACCTCATGGGCCTTGGCATTCTTGCCAGCCGCATTGAGGACGAGCCCGGCAACTGGACGCGCTTTGTCATCATCGGCCCCAAGGTCAGCGGCGGACAGGGCGGCAACAAGACGCAGAACCCGCAGCCCGGCCACACCGGAGCGGACAAGACCTCGCTGCTCTTCACCCTGCCGGACAAGGCAGGGGCGCTTTCGCACGTGCTGGACCTGCTGGCCAGGAATGACATCAATATGCGCAAGCTGGAATCGCGCCCCCTGCGCGGCCAGTGCTGGAAGTACGTGTTCTTCGCCGATGTGGAAAGCGATCTGGAAGACCCACGCTATACCAACCTGCTGACAAAACTGCACGAAGCCTGCACCAGCTTTCGCATTCTGGGCAGCTACCCCATGGGCCCGCAACTGGACCGCCTTGACCTTCATACGGAAGAATCGGAGCAGCAAGAATCATGA
- a CDS encoding 3-dehydroquinate synthase II family protein has protein sequence MSRIYFNCTPFDKGDVTLALESGVDGVIVPREHVQQVAGLSRCTVWAAEETPMVELNAKADEEAVLQRLLAGERVVLARGWEVIPVENLLAQSDSVLAEAGTLDEARLAAGILERGVAGIVVSRGAVSDLKDIVAQCKMARTREELQTAVITRVESVGLGHRVCADTLSLLRKGQGMLVGNSSAFTFLVHAETEHNEYVAARPFRVNAGAVHAYVRLPGDQTTYLGEFRAGQEVLVVDYTGETSVATLGRVKIEVRPMLLVEAQVQTDDGVKTGAVFLQNAETIRLTTPEGEAVSVVGLKPGDRVLCRLDEAGRHFGMRVREDIQEV, from the coding sequence ATGTCACGCATTTACTTCAATTGCACTCCCTTTGACAAAGGCGACGTAACGCTGGCCCTTGAGTCCGGCGTGGACGGCGTCATTGTGCCCCGCGAGCATGTGCAGCAGGTGGCCGGTCTTTCGCGCTGCACCGTATGGGCCGCCGAAGAAACGCCCATGGTGGAACTCAATGCCAAGGCTGATGAAGAGGCCGTGCTGCAAAGGCTGCTGGCCGGGGAGCGCGTTGTGCTGGCTCGCGGCTGGGAGGTTATACCGGTAGAAAACCTTCTGGCGCAGAGCGACAGTGTGCTGGCCGAGGCCGGAACGCTGGACGAGGCCCGCCTTGCCGCAGGAATTTTGGAACGCGGTGTGGCGGGCATTGTTGTATCCAGAGGGGCCGTGTCTGATCTCAAGGATATCGTGGCTCAGTGCAAGATGGCCCGCACCCGTGAAGAACTTCAGACTGCCGTGATCACCCGTGTGGAGTCCGTGGGCCTGGGGCACCGCGTCTGCGCCGACACCCTTTCGCTGTTGCGCAAGGGGCAGGGCATGCTGGTGGGCAACTCCAGCGCGTTCACCTTTCTTGTGCACGCCGAAACCGAGCACAATGAATACGTGGCCGCACGTCCTTTCAGGGTCAATGCCGGAGCCGTGCACGCCTATGTGCGCCTGCCGGGCGACCAGACCACCTACCTTGGCGAATTCAGGGCCGGGCAGGAAGTGCTTGTTGTGGACTATACCGGTGAAACCAGCGTCGCCACCCTTGGGCGGGTCAAGATTGAAGTGCGCCCCATGCTGCTGGTGGAAGCGCAGGTGCAGACCGATGACGGCGTGAAGACCGGCGCTGTTTTTCTGCAGAATGCCGAGACCATCCGCCTGACCACGCCAGAGGGCGAAGCCGTGAGCGTTGTGGGCCTCAAGCCCGGCGACCGCGTGCTCTGCCGCCTGGACGAAGCTGGCCGCCACTTTGGCATGCGCGTGCGCGAAGATATTCAGGAGGTTTAG
- a CDS encoding 2-amino-3,7-dideoxy-D-threo-hept-6-ulosonate synthase, with protein sequence MYLGKKVRLERIINRENGRTIIVPMDHGVTIGAVDGLVDMRGAVNDMALGGADAVLMHKGLVRCSHRSAGKDIGLIVHLSASTALTPNGNTKTLVGTVEEGIKHGADCVSVHVNLGDPNERLMLADLGRVAEACDNWHIPLLAMMYARGPQIKNGFDKNIVAHCARVGVELGADIVKVPYTGDVDSFAEVVSSCCVPVVIAGGERMESTRQILQMVSDSVAAGGAGISVGRNVFQHPNRVALVKALRAIVHENASVAQAMTIVGE encoded by the coding sequence ATGTACCTTGGCAAAAAAGTCCGCCTGGAACGCATCATCAATCGTGAGAACGGCCGCACCATTATCGTACCAATGGATCACGGCGTTACCATCGGCGCTGTCGACGGCCTTGTAGACATGCGTGGCGCCGTCAATGACATGGCCCTCGGCGGCGCGGACGCCGTACTCATGCACAAGGGCCTTGTGCGCTGCTCCCACCGCAGCGCGGGCAAGGACATCGGCCTCATCGTCCATCTTTCCGCCTCCACGGCGCTTACGCCCAACGGCAACACCAAGACCCTGGTGGGCACGGTGGAAGAAGGCATCAAGCACGGCGCGGACTGCGTTTCCGTGCACGTCAACCTGGGCGACCCCAACGAGCGCCTCATGCTGGCCGACCTTGGCCGCGTGGCCGAAGCCTGTGACAACTGGCATATCCCGCTGCTGGCCATGATGTACGCGCGCGGCCCGCAGATCAAGAACGGCTTTGACAAGAACATCGTGGCCCATTGCGCCCGCGTGGGCGTGGAACTGGGTGCGGACATCGTCAAGGTTCCCTACACCGGCGATGTGGACAGCTTTGCCGAGGTGGTCTCCTCCTGCTGCGTGCCCGTGGTCATTGCCGGGGGCGAACGTATGGAATCCACCCGCCAGATACTCCAGATGGTTTCCGACTCCGTAGCAGCGGGCGGCGCGGGTATTTCAGTGGGGCGCAACGTTTTTCAGCATCCCAACCGCGTGGCGCTCGTCAAGGCCCTGCGCGCCATCGTGCACGAAAACGCCTCTGTGGCTCAGGCCATGACCATCGTGGGAGAATAG
- a CDS encoding DHH family phosphoesterase has product MLPTAEIVAHMKDWRQNLDKDDRWCILINADPDALASAMALKRLLLPRVHNADIARVNEVTRPDNLAMIRYLRIPVRAWQPEKADQYTRFAIVDSQPHHHKSFQGIPFDCIIDHHPLPPPTCGTAAPLHPSFCDIRPGLGATSTIMTRYFQALRLRPSPRLATALLYGIRTDTAAFERSGDEDDFRAYQWLSRHADNNLLRRIIRSEYLREWLPLFSRAFRGLTDCRGSGAFAWLNEVSSGDLLVAVADFFTRVHGLKWIAVSGIVDKTVIVIFRGDGARDIGRLADACFYDVGQAGGHRTLGRAEFSLDAVPEDVKPADFVLKRLETRKLRPQTAHEAAPAPAPAATPAAALAAAALAHTPNEHSDCKNKK; this is encoded by the coding sequence ATGTTGCCCACTGCCGAAATTGTCGCCCACATGAAGGACTGGCGACAAAATCTGGACAAAGATGACCGCTGGTGCATTCTCATCAATGCCGATCCTGACGCTCTGGCCTCGGCCATGGCTTTGAAACGCCTTCTTCTGCCCAGGGTGCACAATGCCGATATCGCCCGCGTCAATGAAGTGACCCGGCCCGACAATCTGGCCATGATACGGTACCTGCGCATCCCCGTGCGCGCCTGGCAGCCCGAAAAGGCCGACCAGTACACGCGCTTTGCCATCGTGGATTCGCAGCCGCACCACCACAAGTCATTTCAGGGCATTCCCTTCGACTGCATCATTGACCACCACCCCCTGCCGCCGCCCACGTGCGGCACGGCCGCGCCCCTGCACCCCTCTTTCTGCGACATCCGGCCAGGGCTTGGCGCCACCAGCACCATCATGACGCGGTATTTTCAGGCCCTGCGCCTGCGGCCCAGCCCGCGTCTGGCCACAGCCCTGCTCTACGGCATTCGCACGGATACGGCGGCTTTTGAACGGTCGGGCGACGAGGACGATTTTCGCGCCTATCAGTGGCTGTCGCGCCATGCGGACAACAACTTGCTGCGCCGCATCATACGCAGTGAATACCTGCGCGAATGGCTGCCGCTTTTTTCGCGGGCCTTTCGCGGCCTTACCGACTGCCGGGGCAGCGGGGCCTTTGCCTGGCTCAATGAAGTCAGCAGCGGCGACCTGCTGGTGGCCGTGGCGGACTTTTTTACCCGTGTTCACGGCCTCAAATGGATCGCGGTCAGCGGCATTGTGGACAAAACCGTCATTGTCATCTTTCGTGGTGATGGAGCCAGAGACATTGGCCGCCTGGCCGACGCCTGTTTTTATGATGTGGGACAGGCCGGGGGGCACCGCACCCTTGGCCGGGCAGAGTTCAGCCTGGACGCCGTGCCGGAAGACGTGAAGCCCGCCGACTTTGTGCTCAAGCGGCTTGAAACCCGCAAGCTGCGGCCCCAGACCGCGCACGAAGCCGCGCCAGCCCCGGCCCCGGCCGCTACTCCGGCCGCTGCCCTCGCCGCTGCCGCTCTGGCGCACACGCCGAATGAACATTCGGACTGCAAAAATAAGAAATAA
- the cbiR gene encoding cobamide remodeling phosphodiesterase CbiR: protein MPDPSRSARAGAEVRAGAEARPGAEVRAGTDVRAGAEARPAPEQTRKGGGQRLEGRIAAPSFVIAANVADNASFLAHKVDEVGLCLFETRGCLDYGPADLPASLAHLPLRWHAHLPVDLPWPASAAANATSPAREAAQLALAVLDRVYALVPQMTLQAAVLHPPEGSPALQRRLLADFARHWHAQGHAAPPLLLENVAHSDVFCLGGSFLADHGLGLCLDVGHLLGYVQKGLLHSALPRQAAMLHWSAPGNGDQHLPLTAFTPEQRHIAQGLMADAPPTATHMIEVFNWDGLSASLPVLAALAGED, encoded by the coding sequence ATGCCTGATCCTTCCCGGTCGGCCCGCGCCGGGGCAGAGGTACGCGCCGGGGCAGAGGCACGCCCCGGGGCAGAGGTACGCGCCGGGACAGATGTACGCGCCGGGGCAGAGGCACGCCCCGCGCCGGAGCAGACGCGCAAGGGCGGGGGCCAGCGGCTTGAAGGCCGCATCGCCGCGCCGTCCTTTGTCATTGCCGCCAATGTGGCCGACAACGCCTCCTTTCTGGCTCACAAGGTGGACGAGGTGGGCCTGTGCCTTTTTGAAACGCGCGGCTGCCTGGACTATGGGCCAGCCGACCTGCCAGCCTCCCTTGCCCACCTGCCCCTGCGCTGGCATGCTCACCTGCCCGTGGATCTGCCCTGGCCCGCCAGCGCGGCTGCAAACGCGACCAGCCCGGCCCGCGAGGCCGCCCAACTGGCACTGGCCGTGCTGGACAGGGTGTACGCCCTTGTGCCCCAGATGACCTTGCAGGCCGCCGTGCTGCACCCGCCCGAGGGTTCCCCCGCCTTGCAGCGCCGCCTGCTGGCGGATTTCGCGAGGCACTGGCACGCGCAGGGGCACGCCGCGCCGCCCCTGCTGCTGGAAAATGTGGCGCACAGCGATGTGTTCTGCCTTGGCGGCAGCTTCCTCGCAGACCACGGCCTGGGCCTTTGTCTGGACGTAGGGCACCTCCTGGGCTATGTTCAAAAAGGGCTGCTGCACTCCGCACTGCCGCGCCAGGCGGCCATGCTGCACTGGAGCGCTCCGGGCAACGGCGACCAGCACCTGCCGCTCACGGCCTTCACGCCGGAGCAGCGGCACATCGCGCAGGGCCTTATGGCTGACGCGCCGCCCACAGCCACACACATGATCGAAGTTTTCAACTGGGACGGCCTCTCGGCCTCATTGCCTGTTTTGGCGGCCCTGGCGGGCGAAGACTAA
- a CDS encoding glycosyltransferase — MRLLFCTHAIDNGGSGRSLFVLARQLSHRHDIQVLSMLPPDPSKAALGNYAALGIPVHVFPHPSLKLVYAGCAAPPDATAQGLPSAPDLPQTLAAWAEAVCFNGFPCANLIPFFPEQRKVLIAREVVLEESPELDATGVFLREHLHAAAAIGPVEARQLARWGIPHRIIYNSPMKPPRFHPLPPAPPVRFGFFSELRPQKGHDILLNACLEAATALRAHHAEVHFYGVDATRTDHPLVGQILDFLARTGLEDIVRLHGWTDNVEAAMLSMHCMVKPDGAGHPWTRDIIEALSLGRPVIATGTEEGFIRHGENGLLLPPGNEYALAAALARTAEHPAVLELAGRKAAATAASLFHPIRNAAGIESLLTGQARCHA; from the coding sequence ATGCGCCTGCTCTTCTGTACCCATGCCATAGACAACGGCGGCTCCGGCCGCAGCCTCTTCGTGCTGGCCCGCCAGTTGTCGCATCGGCATGACATACAGGTGCTCAGCATGCTGCCGCCCGATCCGTCCAAGGCAGCCCTTGGCAACTACGCGGCCCTGGGCATCCCTGTGCATGTCTTTCCCCATCCGTCACTGAAGCTGGTGTACGCGGGGTGCGCCGCGCCGCCGGATGCCACGGCGCAGGGGCTGCCCTCGGCCCCGGATCTGCCGCAAACCCTGGCCGCCTGGGCCGAGGCCGTGTGCTTTAACGGCTTTCCCTGCGCAAACCTCATCCCTTTCTTTCCAGAGCAGCGCAAAGTGCTTATCGCCCGTGAAGTGGTGCTGGAAGAATCGCCGGAACTGGACGCCACGGGCGTGTTTTTGCGCGAGCACCTTCACGCGGCCGCGGCCATCGGCCCGGTGGAAGCCCGCCAGCTGGCCCGGTGGGGCATCCCGCACCGTATCATATACAATTCCCCCATGAAGCCGCCGCGCTTTCACCCGCTGCCCCCGGCCCCACCCGTGCGCTTTGGCTTTTTCAGTGAATTGCGCCCGCAAAAAGGGCACGACATCCTGCTGAATGCCTGCCTTGAGGCCGCGACGGCCCTGCGCGCCCACCATGCTGAAGTGCACTTTTACGGCGTGGACGCCACAAGGACGGATCATCCCCTTGTGGGGCAGATACTGGACTTTCTGGCGCGCACGGGCCTTGAAGATATTGTGCGTCTGCACGGCTGGACCGACAATGTGGAAGCGGCCATGCTGTCCATGCACTGCATGGTCAAGCCGGACGGCGCTGGCCACCCGTGGACGCGGGACATCATCGAGGCCCTCTCGCTGGGACGCCCGGTCATTGCCACTGGCACGGAAGAAGGCTTTATCCGGCATGGCGAAAACGGACTTTTACTGCCGCCGGGCAACGAATACGCCCTGGCCGCCGCTCTGGCACGCACAGCCGAACACCCCGCAGTGCTTGAACTGGCAGGCAGAAAAGCCGCCGCCACGGCAGCGTCCCTTTTCCATCCCATCCGCAACGCGGCAGGCATTGAAAGCCTGCTGACGGGGCAGGCCCGCTGCCATGCCTGA